Part of the Corallococcus macrosporus genome is shown below.
GCGGTGGCGCACCGCTTCGTGCCGGACGCCGTGGACGGCTGGAAGTACACGCTGGAGCGGCTGCGCCAGGAGAAGGCGCTCTCCGAGCGCTTCCTCGGGGAGATGCGGGAGCTGGGCGCGCGCCTGGGCGAGCTGCACAAGGCGTTCGCCTCCGCGGGGCCGGAGGACCTGGCCTTCTCCCCGGAGCCGCTGCTCCAGGAGGACCTGCAGCGCTGGAGCGCGTCCATCGTGGGCGAATTGGGCGTGACGCTGGCGGACGCCGGGCGGCTGCACGCGGACCTGGAGAACCGGCGCGAGGGGCTCATCGCGTACGCGAAGCGGCTGGCGCAGGTGGCGCCCTCCGGCCAGAAGATCCGCATCCACGGCGACCTGCACCTGGGCCAGGTGCTGCGCTCGCAGAACGAGTGGCTCTTCTTCGACTTCGAGGGCGAGCCGTCCCGCTCCTTCACCGCGCGCCGGGAGAAGTACAGCGCGCTGCGCGACGTGGCGGGGATGATCCGCTCGTTCGACTACGCGGAGGCCACCGTGTCGCTGGAAGGCGGGCAGCCGCGCGGGCGCGTGGGCCCCACCCGCGACGCGTTCCTGGAGGGCTACCGCCAGGCGACGCGCGGGGCGGCCTTCCTGCCCGACAGTGACGAAGCCTTCGACGTGATGCTGCGCGCCTTCGAGCTGGAGAAGCTGTTGTACGAAGTGCGCTACGAACTCGCC
Proteins encoded:
- a CDS encoding phosphotransferase, coding for MTPLDLTKLPDFLKTQRWFAGKAWPIKSVSVVDHVTMNLGACSFTLAIIEVVYELGQPERYQLQARQTADGLVSALEDDDCVRAVFNLAREGRVVSSGSGRVVGEWIASTDSGVALPDPLGVRRLNVEQSNTSLVLGERIIIKVIRKLEAGVNPEYEVGRFLATKTDFRATPQLVGALNLEGPAGATLAVAHRFVPDAVDGWKYTLERLRQEKALSERFLGEMRELGARLGELHKAFASAGPEDLAFSPEPLLQEDLQRWSASIVGELGVTLADAGRLHADLENRREGLIAYAKRLAQVAPSGQKIRIHGDLHLGQVLRSQNEWLFFDFEGEPSRSFTARREKYSALRDVAGMIRSFDYAEATVSLEGGQPRGRVGPTRDAFLEGYRQATRGAAFLPDSDEAFDVMLRAFELEKLLYEVRYELANRPDWVRIPVEALLRMEDAQ